A genomic window from Gemmatimonas sp. includes:
- a CDS encoding glycosyltransferase family 2 protein has protein sequence MAVSARPLRRVSRATSTPVVDVSVLVPAKDEAGNLALFLELCEATFRNESARYEVVVVDDGSTDGSWALLQELRTPYPFLRPVRHRAQRGIAEALRTGYLQSHGRVLVFYPADLQFKPEDIPRLVNPILAGESDMVTGYKQGKYEKAFVSGIYNKLSRTLFHVPVRDLNNVKAYRREIMAALPMRPDFHRYMIVMAAAQGFTVTEVPVPLYARHSGRSKFGLSRIPIGVLDMVAVWFELKFGQKPLLAFGMIGVALFALGVLSGLGALVWLAMTGQGQRWVWTVIQTCLMLGSIFFATGLLGEQIAQQRSEVRELRRELDELASAQQDEDADDVAPSVTSGVDRDRR, from the coding sequence ATGGCCGTCTCCGCTCGTCCGCTCCGGCGCGTGTCCCGTGCGACGTCAACTCCTGTCGTCGACGTCAGCGTCCTCGTGCCTGCGAAGGACGAGGCAGGCAACCTCGCGCTCTTTCTCGAGCTCTGTGAGGCGACCTTCCGGAATGAGTCCGCCCGCTACGAGGTCGTCGTCGTCGACGATGGATCGACCGACGGAAGCTGGGCGCTGCTGCAGGAGCTTCGTACGCCATACCCGTTTTTGCGGCCGGTGCGCCACCGCGCGCAGCGCGGCATCGCCGAAGCCCTGCGCACCGGGTATCTCCAGTCGCACGGGCGCGTGCTGGTGTTCTATCCCGCCGACCTGCAATTCAAGCCTGAGGATATTCCGCGGCTGGTGAACCCGATTCTGGCGGGTGAGTCGGACATGGTCACGGGATACAAGCAAGGCAAATACGAGAAGGCGTTCGTGTCGGGCATCTACAACAAGCTCAGTCGCACGCTCTTTCATGTGCCGGTGCGCGATCTGAACAACGTGAAGGCGTATCGTCGCGAAATCATGGCAGCGCTGCCGATGCGTCCTGATTTCCATCGGTACATGATCGTGATGGCGGCGGCGCAAGGCTTCACGGTGACCGAAGTCCCGGTGCCGCTCTATGCGCGTCATTCGGGCCGGTCGAAGTTCGGGTTGTCTCGCATCCCGATCGGGGTGCTCGACATGGTCGCCGTCTGGTTCGAACTCAAGTTTGGCCAGAAGCCGTTGCTCGCGTTCGGCATGATCGGGGTGGCGCTGTTCGCCCTCGGCGTGCTGTCCGGACTGGGCGCGCTCGTGTGGCTGGCGATGACCGGACAGGGGCAGCGTTGGGTGTGGACGGTGATCCAGACCTGCCTCATGCTCGGCTCGATCTTCTTTGCCACCGGGTTGCTCGGTGAGCAGATCGCGCAACAGCGCTCCGAGGTGCGGGAGTTGCGGCGCGAACTCGACGAGTTGGCCAGTGCGCAGCAGGACGAGGATGCCGACGACGTCGCGCCCAGCGTGACCTCCGGCGTCGATCGCGACCGCCGCTGA
- the rpoN gene encoding RNA polymerase factor sigma-54: MRPGLQQSTGLRQELKVNPRLYQAMDLLYMPLLDLQQHLKQELLTNPFLDLVEPEDEDDESADADEVPEAQDLAEPETAIESEPEKTGDDDVDWEAVLLDGFETGGQREEHEQREWYEPVTVDTKHLSDHLTEQLSLIEMSPREAILADEFVGNISDDGYLACPLEVIQRGVNEWLAAEAEERDAEVAPFSDAEMQAMLAIIQELDPPGVGARDLRECLLLQLRAAGHRDSMAYRLVEESFEELISHRWSELSKRFSISAQEVQSAADEIAKLDPKPGLRYSAGGDNYIIPDLVVDKIDQAYHIFLNDGNLPRLKLSRAYQEIARDKKKFDTESKDFIASKLNSANWMIQAIEQRRQTMLKVMHYIVDRQRDFFERGVQALRPLTLREVAEAVGMHESTVSRVTNEKFVQTPRGVLPLKFFFSSGLATSDGDDVSARGIKDQIQKLVSGEDTKNPLTDQAIVEILQQTGVQIARRTVAKYRDQLGVLPARMRKRV, encoded by the coding sequence ATGAGGCCAGGTCTCCAACAGAGCACCGGACTCCGGCAGGAGCTCAAAGTCAATCCGCGCCTGTATCAGGCGATGGATTTGCTGTACATGCCCCTGCTCGACTTGCAGCAGCACCTCAAGCAGGAGCTCCTCACGAATCCGTTTCTCGATCTCGTGGAGCCTGAGGACGAAGACGACGAATCCGCCGATGCGGACGAAGTGCCGGAGGCACAGGATCTGGCCGAACCGGAAACGGCCATCGAGTCTGAGCCGGAGAAGACCGGTGACGACGATGTCGATTGGGAAGCGGTGTTGCTTGACGGCTTCGAGACGGGCGGGCAGCGGGAAGAGCACGAACAGCGGGAATGGTACGAGCCGGTCACCGTCGACACGAAGCATCTGTCGGATCATCTCACCGAACAGCTGTCGTTGATCGAGATGTCGCCGCGCGAGGCGATCCTCGCCGATGAGTTCGTCGGCAATATTTCCGACGATGGATATCTCGCCTGTCCGCTCGAGGTCATCCAGCGCGGGGTGAACGAGTGGCTTGCGGCCGAAGCGGAAGAGCGCGACGCGGAAGTCGCGCCATTCAGCGACGCCGAGATGCAGGCGATGCTCGCGATCATTCAAGAGCTCGATCCGCCCGGCGTCGGCGCACGCGATCTGCGCGAATGCCTGCTGCTGCAGTTACGCGCGGCCGGCCATCGGGACTCCATGGCGTATCGGCTCGTCGAGGAATCATTCGAAGAGCTGATCTCGCACCGGTGGAGCGAGCTGTCGAAGCGGTTCAGCATCAGCGCGCAGGAAGTGCAGAGCGCCGCCGATGAAATCGCCAAGCTCGATCCGAAGCCCGGTCTGCGCTACAGCGCCGGCGGTGACAACTACATCATCCCCGATCTCGTCGTCGACAAGATCGACCAGGCGTATCATATCTTTCTGAACGACGGGAACCTGCCTCGGCTCAAGCTCTCGCGTGCGTATCAGGAGATCGCCCGCGACAAGAAGAAGTTCGACACCGAGAGCAAGGACTTCATCGCCAGCAAGCTGAACTCGGCCAACTGGATGATTCAGGCCATCGAGCAGCGTCGCCAGACGATGCTCAAGGTCATGCACTACATCGTCGATCGGCAGCGCGACTTCTTCGAGCGTGGTGTGCAGGCGCTTCGTCCGCTCACCCTGCGTGAAGTGGCCGAAGCGGTGGGAATGCATGAATCCACTGTCAGTCGCGTGACCAACGAGAAGTTCGTGCAAACGCCGCGCGGTGTCCTGCCGCTCAAGTTCTTCTTCTCCTCCGGGCTCGCCACCAGCGATGGTGACGACGTGTCGGCGCGCGGCATCAAGGATCAGATTCAGAAGCTGGTTTCGGGCGAAGACACCAAGAATCCGCTCACGGATCAGGCCATCGTCGAGATCCTGCAGCAAACCGGTGTACAGATCGCGCGTCGTACGGTCGCCAAGTACCGTGACCAACTCGGCGTGCTGCCCGCCCGTATGCGCAAGCGCGTGTGA
- the lptB gene encoding LPS export ABC transporter ATP-binding protein encodes MTGDSVLSAEGLIKAYRGRRVVNDVALNVAQGEIVGLLGPNGAGKTTTFYMLVGLIEPQSGRITLDGQDITGMPMYQRARQGIGYLSQEPSIFRKLTVEQNILAILETLPLSAAERKERLETLLDELSIKHLRSSRAFQLSGGERRRLEITRALVTQPKFMMLDEPFAGVDPIAVHDIQTIVAGLRLRGIGVLISDHNVEQTLDIVDRAYIMFDGQVKVSGTVRELVFDDTVAEKYLGPTLTARLRARFAEADEEVVTS; translated from the coding sequence GTGACCGGCGACTCGGTGCTCAGCGCTGAAGGATTGATAAAGGCGTATCGCGGCCGTCGCGTCGTGAACGACGTGGCCTTGAACGTCGCGCAAGGCGAAATCGTCGGCCTGCTGGGACCTAACGGTGCCGGAAAAACGACCACGTTCTACATGCTGGTCGGTCTCATCGAACCGCAGTCGGGACGCATCACACTCGATGGGCAGGACATTACTGGCATGCCGATGTATCAGCGTGCCCGCCAGGGCATCGGGTACCTCTCGCAGGAGCCTTCCATCTTCCGGAAGCTCACCGTCGAGCAAAATATTCTGGCGATCCTCGAAACGCTGCCGCTCTCTGCGGCCGAGCGGAAGGAGCGCCTAGAAACGCTGCTCGACGAACTCAGTATCAAGCACCTCCGCAGCAGCCGGGCCTTCCAGCTCTCCGGTGGCGAGCGCCGTCGACTCGAAATCACACGGGCATTGGTGACGCAGCCCAAGTTCATGATGCTCGACGAACCGTTCGCGGGCGTCGATCCGATCGCGGTGCACGACATCCAAACCATCGTGGCGGGACTGCGCCTTCGGGGCATCGGCGTGCTCATCAGTGACCACAATGTTGAGCAGACGCTGGACATCGTGGACCGCGCGTACATCATGTTCGATGGGCAGGTGAAAGTCTCTGGCACCGTTCGTGAACTGGTGTTCGATGATACGGTTGCTGAGAAATACCTGGGGCCGACGCTTACCGCGCGACTCCGCGCACGCTTCGCTGAAGCTGATGAAGAGGTGGTGACGTCATGA
- a CDS encoding lysylphosphatidylglycerol synthase domain-containing protein has translation MTPTSSWPAGGALRHPALKVLVLLLTGVFIAWALHGQWAEMRASARDLRVEWRWIAAASATVLAVYALLIQSWRVLLRGWGGDLPYPAAVRIWTIANLGRWIPGKVWSVGALSVLAAREGVSGTAAAGAAVLGTLLNIGAGFGIGVIMGAEGLDTVYPGFRTGAMVATAVFLAGVLALPRLLPPVLGWFAAKRGVPMASKQLSASTLWAAAAMNAASWLGYGLAFALFSRGVTPRISSDPALFIAVFTASYLIGYLVLFSPGGLGFREAALTVFLVGVGAAGQGDAVILGVTSRVWLTVLEVLPGLVSLLFLPASQRAALQHPSSLLDGPH, from the coding sequence ATGACGCCAACGTCCTCGTGGCCTGCGGGCGGCGCGCTGCGCCACCCCGCGCTCAAGGTGCTGGTACTGCTGCTCACGGGTGTCTTTATCGCGTGGGCGCTCCACGGACAGTGGGCGGAGATGCGGGCATCGGCGCGTGACCTCCGGGTGGAGTGGCGCTGGATCGCGGCTGCCAGCGCCACCGTGCTTGCGGTCTACGCTCTGCTGATTCAGAGCTGGCGCGTCTTGCTGCGGGGATGGGGTGGTGATTTGCCATATCCCGCGGCCGTGCGCATCTGGACCATCGCCAATCTCGGTCGTTGGATTCCCGGAAAAGTGTGGTCGGTCGGCGCCCTAAGCGTTCTGGCGGCCCGCGAAGGCGTCTCGGGAACGGCGGCCGCCGGTGCGGCCGTACTCGGGACGCTATTGAACATCGGCGCGGGGTTCGGCATTGGCGTGATCATGGGTGCTGAAGGACTCGACACGGTGTATCCCGGTTTCCGCACCGGTGCGATGGTCGCGACTGCGGTGTTTCTTGCCGGCGTGCTGGCGTTGCCGCGGCTGCTGCCGCCGGTGCTCGGTTGGTTCGCGGCCAAACGAGGCGTGCCGATGGCCAGCAAGCAGTTGTCGGCAAGCACGCTCTGGGCTGCGGCGGCGATGAACGCTGCGTCGTGGTTGGGGTATGGGTTGGCGTTTGCATTGTTCTCTCGCGGCGTCACTCCGCGAATCAGTAGCGATCCGGCCCTCTTCATCGCAGTTTTCACCGCTTCGTACCTTATCGGGTATCTCGTCCTGTTCTCTCCAGGGGGACTGGGGTTCCGAGAGGCGGCGCTGACCGTTTTTCTGGTGGGTGTCGGCGCCGCAGGGCAGGGGGACGCGGTCATCCTCGGCGTCACATCACGGGTCTGGCTCACCGTGCTTGAAGTGCTGCCGGGGCTCGTCAGCCTGCTCTTCCTCCCCGCCTCGCAGCGCGCGGCTCTCCAGCACCCTTCCAGTCTTCTCGATGGCCCGCACTGA
- a CDS encoding glycosyltransferase yields MPRAARVLFVTHNVPRFDGDAAGSFVLRLAVALQTAGATVHIIAPGAAGLADEATLEGVRIQHVRYASDAQMTLAYAGNMAEQVMGSWTGKVSLLRMLRALRRAVRAQLDAAARAGAPYDIVHAHWWFPSALALWRARRAGDPPLMITMHGSDVRLAQRTAPAHPIMRAVLGEAAMCTAVSGWLADTARRIVPDATIVVSPMPINARHFAPPADTSAARRGILFVGRLNAQKGLADLLDAMVSPAMCAYDAQRDGGPTTLDVVGDGPDADALKARAAARGLEDRVRWHGALTQPALVPLYQGACALAIPSREEGLGLVAVEAQLCGTPVVAYADGGLIDVVRPDHGGTLVTVGDTQALGEALARLLADGTTAAALGMTARDEMLVRFSPATVADRYLTHYRQAAR; encoded by the coding sequence GTGCCTCGCGCCGCGCGCGTGCTGTTTGTCACACACAATGTGCCGCGCTTCGACGGCGATGCGGCCGGTTCGTTCGTGCTGAGGCTCGCGGTCGCGCTGCAGACGGCCGGTGCCACGGTCCACATCATTGCGCCTGGCGCGGCCGGTCTTGCCGACGAGGCGACGCTCGAAGGCGTGCGCATCCAGCATGTACGCTACGCCAGCGATGCGCAGATGACGCTCGCGTATGCCGGTAACATGGCCGAGCAGGTCATGGGATCGTGGACCGGAAAGGTGTCGCTGCTGCGGATGCTGCGCGCGTTACGTCGGGCGGTGCGAGCGCAGCTCGATGCAGCGGCGCGCGCCGGGGCGCCCTACGACATTGTGCATGCCCACTGGTGGTTCCCGTCGGCACTCGCACTCTGGCGCGCGCGGCGCGCAGGTGATCCGCCACTGATGATCACGATGCACGGATCCGATGTGCGTCTGGCCCAGCGCACCGCGCCGGCGCACCCCATCATGCGTGCCGTGCTTGGCGAAGCCGCGATGTGTACGGCCGTCTCAGGGTGGCTCGCCGACACCGCGCGTCGCATCGTGCCCGACGCGACCATCGTCGTGTCACCGATGCCGATCAATGCGCGACACTTCGCGCCGCCCGCCGACACCTCGGCCGCCCGACGTGGAATTCTCTTCGTGGGCCGGCTGAACGCGCAGAAGGGCCTCGCGGACTTGCTCGACGCCATGGTGTCGCCAGCGATGTGCGCGTACGACGCACAGCGCGATGGCGGACCGACGACGCTCGACGTGGTCGGCGACGGGCCGGACGCCGATGCGTTGAAGGCGCGTGCCGCAGCACGTGGTCTCGAAGACCGCGTACGATGGCACGGCGCACTGACACAGCCGGCACTGGTGCCGCTGTATCAAGGCGCGTGTGCACTGGCCATACCGTCGCGTGAAGAAGGACTTGGCTTAGTGGCAGTCGAAGCGCAGCTGTGCGGCACGCCCGTTGTGGCCTACGCGGACGGTGGGCTGATCGACGTGGTGCGTCCCGACCACGGTGGAACGCTGGTCACCGTGGGCGATACGCAGGCGTTGGGCGAAGCTCTTGCCCGCTTGTTGGCCGATGGGACGACGGCGGCGGCTCTCGGCATGACCGCACGGGATGAAATGCTCGTGCGGTTTTCTCCGGCGACTGTGGCCGATCGCTACCTCACGCACTACCGGCAGGCCGCGCGATGA